The Couchioplanes caeruleus sequence TCGACGTCCCACTCCTCGGCCGCGACGTCCGCCTCGTCCATCGGCATGTCGTCCATCGCCCGCCGGGAGGCGGCGAACGTCGGCGCCAGGTCGCCGGCGACCGTGCCCTCCCAACTGTTCAACCGGTAGCCGGGATGCGGCTCACCGGCGAGCGCGGCCAGCCGCGGGTCGCCGGCCCGGGCCATCGGCAGCCTGGAGAAGGTCAGGTTCAGCACCGGCCGGAACCCGCGGGCGATCAGGAAGGACGCGTCGCCGGCCACGGGTCCGCCGGCCACCGGTCCGCCGGTCACCGGGCCGGCGGTCACCGGCCCGGTGATCAGCGTGCGGCGTCCGAGCTTGCGCGCCGCCTCCACCGCCTTGTCGAGCAGCGCGCTGCCGGCGCCGCGCTGCCGCTCGGCCGGGTGCACCTGCACCTCGACCTCGGCGCGGTGCAGCGTACCGACGGCGGTCGGCACCCGCAGGTACGCGATCCCGAGCGGATGCCCGCCCTCGCCGGTTGCCACCCAGGCGAGCCGGTACGACGACGGTCCGGCCTCGGGCTCGCGCCACGCGCTGATCTGCACCCCGCCATTATCCGTCGTCGCCGGACCGGGGCCGCCCCTTGGGTCCACGGGGTGTGCTGTGACCCGAGTTGCGCCCGGGCTCACCAGGCGAAAGGCGCGTAGTCCTTGAGGAAACAGCCGTAAAGGTCCTCGCCGCGCTCGCCGCGGACGATCGGGTCGTAGACGCGGGCCGCGCCGTCGACCAGGTCGAGGGGGGCGTGGAAACCCTCGTCGGCGAGCCGCATCTTGGTCGGGTGCGGGCGCTCGTCGGTGATCCAACCGGTGTCCACGCTGGTCATCAGGATGCCGTCGGCGAACATGTCTTCCGCGCTCGTGCGGGTCAGCATGTTCAGCGAGGCCTTCGCC is a genomic window containing:
- a CDS encoding GNAT family N-acetyltransferase translates to MQISAWREPEAGPSSYRLAWVATGEGGHPLGIAYLRVPTAVGTLHRAEVEVQVHPAERQRGAGSALLDKAVEAARKLGRRTLITGPVTAGPVTGGPVAGGPVAGDASFLIARGFRPVLNLTFSRLPMARAGDPRLAALAGEPHPGYRLNSWEGTVAGDLAPTFAASRRAMDDMPMDEADVAAEEWDVDRVRAIAAAVTERGDILCTVAAMHEPDGAIVGFTELVVPGDGTGDAQHYGTGVLPGHRGRGLARWMKATAVLHVRDAHPGIEGLLTDTAESNVAMRRVNDDLGYEPTHRSVLYQLDL